The genomic window GACGACCACCTGCTGCCCGCGCTTCGCGAAGAACTCCTCGGTGAGTCGGGGGAAGCAGGAGGCCACGCGCATGCCGTCCTTCACGCCCTCGGCCGAGGTGATGCCGCTCTCCTCGCGGGCCGCCACCACGAGGCGGCACCGACCGAACTCGAGATCCATGAGCATGTCGAGCTGGCGCCCGGACTCGTTGACGAGATCCCAGCCGGTGACGCCGGCGTGGGCAGCGCCGTCGGCGACGAACTCGGGGATGTCCTGGGCGCGGACGAAGATGGCCTCGAACTCGCCTCCCAGGGAGGCGGTGAGGGCGCGCTCCCCTCGGACGCGGACCTCGAGTCCGGCGTCGTTGAACAGCTCACGAACCTCTTCGGAGAGGCGACCTTTGTTGGGGAGGGCGATCTTCAGCATCGGGACTTTCCAGGGGTGTCGGGGAGGAGAACGCTGGAACGAAAAAAGCCCGTCCAGGGAGGGACGGGCTTTCGGTCACTGCGGCAGGGCCGGGAGGATGAGGCGTGTCAGGCGTTCATCCAGGCATGCGCGCGGCGAGCGGTCCCGTCAGGGCCGAGCCGATGATGCGCATGATGGTGATGAACGGAAGTGAGACGCACGGTCCGATGAGTAACGGAAAGCCCTGGATGCGTCAACCTTCCCCTGCAGACGCTTGCAAACCCTGGAGGGAGCAAGCAGAAGCGGGCGCCATGAGTCTCCCGGACGTGATCATCGTGGGTGGAGGCGTGATGGGATGTGGCCTCGCCCTGAGGCTGCGCCAGGCGGGCGTGAACGTCACCGTGCTGGAGCGCTCCATCCCCGGCGCCGAGGCCTCCAGCGCCGCGGCGGGCATCCTCGCGCCCCAGATGGAGTCCGATGGCCCGGGCCCCTTCCTGGATCTCTGCCTGCGCAGCCGCGCGCTCTACGGCGGGCTGGCCACGGAACTGCGCGAGCTCACCGGCGTGGACATCGCCTACCTGCCCTGCGGCGTCCTCAAGGCCGGCTTCACCGAGTCCGAGCTCCACCACCTGGAGGCCACCGCGGCCTGGCAGCGGGCGCTCGGCCTGCGCGCGGAGCTGCTGGACGGAAAGCAAGCCCGCGAGCTCGAGCCAAAGCTCTCCCCGGAGGCACTGGCCGCCGTGCACTTTCCGGACGATCACCAGGTTGACAACCGGCTCCTCGTCCGAGCCCTCTCCATGGCCGTGGCGCGCGTGGGAGCCACCTTCCGCAGCGGCTACGTGCGCGGCGTGGTGGAGGAGAACGGCCGCGCGGTGGGCGTGGATCTGGACGGCGATGTCCTCCGGGCGGGCGCCGTCGTGGTGGCCGCCGGCTCCTGGTCCGGGCTGGTGCAGGGCACGGCGATGAGCCCCCACGCGGTGCGCCCGGCCCGTGGACAGATGCTCCAGTTCCAGACGCGGCTGCCCGTCGCCTCGCGCATCCTCACCTCCGAGAAGGGCTACCTCGTCCCCCGCACCGATGGGCGATTGATCGCCGGCAGCACCATGGAGTTCGCCGGGTTCGACAAGCAGGTGACCGCGGAGGGCGTCTCGCGCATCCTGGCCATGGCGCTGGAGCTGTGCCCGGAGCTCGGGCAGGCCCCGCTCACCGAGATGTGGGCTGGCTTCCGCCCCTACACCGAGGATCGGCTGCCCATCCTGGGGCCAGGCCCCCTTCCGGGCCTCTTCCTGGCCACCGGCCACTTCCGCAACGGCATCCTCCTGGCCCCCATCACTGCGAAGCTGATTACGCAGTGCATTATTGGAGACCGGCCTTCCGTGGATCTCTCGCCCTTCCGGTACGATCGGTTCAGTGCTAGGGCACCGGGCTGAAGCAACCTGCCGATTCTCTGAGTGGGGGGCGTCCGGGAAGGCAGGGAAGGTGGTAAGTTCTCGTACCTATTGGCGATCTAAACCCGGAAACCACTAGAATCCCCACCCGTGGAAGCCATTCCCCCTGCCCCTCCTCGCATCCTGATCGTGGACGACGACGATTCCGTCCGCGATGTCATCTCCGTCCTCCTCACGGAGGAGGGCTACAACTGCGTGGTCGCCAGCGGCGCCGAGATGGCCCTGGACATCGCCAGTGAGGCCGAGACGCCGCTGGTCATCAGCGACATGAAGATGCCGGGCAAGGATGGCCTGTGGCTCCTGGAGAACCTCCGCGAGCGCCATCCGGACACTTCCGTCATCATGCTGACCGGCTATGGCGACACGGAGTCCGCGGTGGACTGCCTGCGCCGCGGCGCGGTGGACTACCTGCTCAAGCCACCCAAGCTGACGGACCTCATCCGCGCCATCGAGCGCGCGCTGGCCAAGCGGCGCATCGAGATGGCTCGCAAGCGCTACCAGAAGAAGCTGGAGCGCAAGGTGCGCGACCGCACGGCGGAGCTTCGGCTGGCGCTGCGGGACATCGCGAACACGTACCAGAACACGCTGCTGGCGCTGGTAGCGGCGCTGGACGCGCGCGAGCACGAGACGTCGGACCACTCGCAGCGCGTGGTGAGCTACACGTCGGCGATCGCGCAGCGCATGGGGCTGGGCGGCAAGGAGCTGGAGGAGATCGGCCGCGGCGCGCTGCTGCACGACATCGGGAAGATCGGCGTGCCGGACGCGGTGCTGCTCAAGCCGGGCAAGCTGACGCCGGACGAGTGGCTGGAG from Hyalangium gracile includes these protein-coding regions:
- the thiO gene encoding glycine oxidase ThiO produces the protein MSLPDVIIVGGGVMGCGLALRLRQAGVNVTVLERSIPGAEASSAAAGILAPQMESDGPGPFLDLCLRSRALYGGLATELRELTGVDIAYLPCGVLKAGFTESELHHLEATAAWQRALGLRAELLDGKQARELEPKLSPEALAAVHFPDDHQVDNRLLVRALSMAVARVGATFRSGYVRGVVEENGRAVGVDLDGDVLRAGAVVVAAGSWSGLVQGTAMSPHAVRPARGQMLQFQTRLPVASRILTSEKGYLVPRTDGRLIAGSTMEFAGFDKQVTAEGVSRILAMALELCPELGQAPLTEMWAGFRPYTEDRLPILGPGPLPGLFLATGHFRNGILLAPITAKLITQCIIGDRPSVDLSPFRYDRFSARAPG
- a CDS encoding HD-GYP domain-containing protein — protein: MEAIPPAPPRILIVDDDDSVRDVISVLLTEEGYNCVVASGAEMALDIASEAETPLVISDMKMPGKDGLWLLENLRERHPDTSVIMLTGYGDTESAVDCLRRGAVDYLLKPPKLTDLIRAIERALAKRRIEMARKRYQKKLERKVRDRTAELRLALRDIANTYQNTLLALVAALDAREHETSDHSQRVVSYTSAIAQRMGLGGKELEEIGRGALLHDIGKIGVPDAVLLKPGKLTPDEWLEMRKHPDIGFQMIQAIPFLDTPAQIVLSHQERWDGAGYPRNLQKHEIHIGARIFAVADTLDAMTSDRPYRKGTTFANAIQEIKRCANTQFDPEVVRAFLDIGEEGLVRIKMEMAERKLKPPEVEAQAQEAEAELEKLTEDDDMELTPAPASPTPLPGNKVA